The following proteins are co-located in the Ursus arctos isolate Adak ecotype North America unplaced genomic scaffold, UrsArc2.0 scaffold_13, whole genome shotgun sequence genome:
- the GPRC6A gene encoding G-protein coupled receptor family C group 6 member A isoform X1, producing the protein MALLIIPMTCFGSTLATSQPCQTPDDFVAATSPGHIMIGGLFAIHEKMLSSEDYPRRPEIQKCVGFEISIFLQTLAMIHSIEMINNSPLLSGVKLGYEIYDTCTEVTVAMAATLRFLSKLNCSREVVEFKCDYSSYMPRVKAVIGAGYSEITMAVSRMLNLQLMPQVSFESTAEILSDKIRFPSFLRTVPSDFYQTKAMAHLIQKSGWNWIGIIATDDDYGRLALNTFAVQTAANNVCIAFKEVLPAFLSDDTIEVRINETLEKIIAEAQVNVIVVFLRQFHVFNLFSKAIERNINKIWIASDNWSTATKITSIPNVKRIGKVVGFTFRRGNMSSFHSFLQNLHLFPRENNKPLHEYAMLLSACAYVKDSDLSQCISNHSRGTLAYKANEVIERNFSLRNDFLWDYTEPGLVHSIQLAVLALGYAIRDLCQARDCQNPNAFQPWELLDVLKNVTFTDEGNSFHFDAHGDMNTGYDVVLWKEIDGHMTITKMAQYDLRNNVFIITDQETKNEFRNLKQIQSKCSTECSPGQMKKTTRSQHICCYECVNCPENHYSNQTDMDHCLLCNNETHWAPVRSTRCFEKEVEYLNWNDSLAILLLALSLLGIMFVLAIGIIFTRNLDTPIVKSSGGLLVCYVILLCHFLNFASTGFFIGEPQDITCKTRQTLFGVSFTLCISCILMKSLKILLAFSFDPKLQNFLKGLYKPIPIIFTCTGIQVVICTIWLIFAAPAVEENVSLPRVIILECEEGSVLAFGTMLGYIAILAFICFIFAFKGRKLPEHYNEAKFITFGLLIYFIAWVVFIPVYATTFGKYLPAVEIIVILISNYGILCCTFFPKCYVILCKQETNTKSAFLKMIYSYSSHAASSLAISHVSLDSTNSNITMTDPSSSGRSAAWQESKDLRARAFAHICRENATRVSKILPRKRISSI; encoded by the exons TCTGGGGTCAAACTGGGGTACGAAATCTATGACACCTGTACCGAAGTCACAGTGGCAATGGCAGCCACTCTGAGGTTTCTTTCTAAGCTCAACTGCTCCAGAGAAGTCGTGGAGTTTAAGTGTGACTACTCCAGCTACATGCCAAGAGTTAAGGCTGTAATAGGTGCTGGATACTCGGAAATAACAATGGCGGTCTCCAGGATGCTGAATTTACAGCTCATGCCACAG GTGAGTTTTGAATCAACTGCAGAAATCCTAAGTGACAAAATTcgctttccttcatttttacgGACTGTGCCCAGTGACTTCTATCAAACTAAAGCAATGGCCCACCTGATTCAGAAATCTGGATGGAACTGGATTGGCATCATAGCCACAGATGATGACTATGGACGACTGGCCCTCAACACTTTTGCAGTTCAGACAGCAGCAAATAATGTGTGCATAGCTTTCAAAGAAGTTCTCCCAGCCTTCCTCTCAGATGATACCATCGAAGTCAGGATCAATGAGACACTTGAGAAAATCATAGCAGAAGCCCAGGTTAATGTCATTGTGGTATTTCTGAGGCAATTCCACGTTTTCAACCTCTTCAGTAAAGCTATAGAAAGGAACATAAATAAGATCTGGATTGCTAGTGATAATTGGTCAACGGCCACCAAGATTACCAGCATTCCCAATGTGAAAAGGATTGGCAAAGTTGTGGGGTTTACCTTTAGAAGAGGCAATAtgtcttctttccattcctttcttcaAAATCTGCATCTATTTCCCAGGGAGAATAACAAGCCCTTACATGAATATGCCATGCTCTTGTCAGCCTGTGCGTATGTCAAGGACAGTGATTTGAGTCAATGCATTTCCAACCATTCTCGGGGGACTTTGGCCTACAAGGCTAATGAAGTTATAGAAAGGAACTTCTCCCTGAGAAATGATTTCCTGTGGGATTACACCGAGCCAGGACTTGTTCACAGCATCCAGCTTGCGGTGCTGGCCCTTGGTTATGCCATTCGGGATCTCTGCCAAGCTCGAGACTGTCAGAACCCCAACGCCTTTCAACCATGGGAG ttactTGATGTACTAAAAAATGTGACATTCACTGATGAAGggaattcatttcattttgacGCCCATGGGGATATGAATACTGGCTATGATGTTGTGCTCTGGAAGGAGATCGACGGCCACATGACCATCACCAAGATGGCACAATACGATCTGAGGAACAATGTCTTCATCATCACggatcaagaaacaaaaaacgaGTTCAGAAATCTTAAG CAAATTCAATCTAAGTGCTCTACGGAATGCAGTCCTGGGCAAATGAAGAAAACCACGAGAAGCCAGCATATCTGCTGCTACGAATGTGTGAACTGTCCTGAAAACCACTACAGTAACCAGACAG ATATGGATCACTGCCTTTTATGCAACAACGAAACTCACTGGGCCCCTGTAAGGAGCACGAGGTGCTTTGAAAAGGAAGTGGAGTATCTCAACTGGAATGACTCCTTGGCTATACTGCTCCTGGCCCTCTCCCTACTAGGAATCATGTTTGTTCTGGCCATTGGCATAATATTTACAAGAAACCTGGACACACCCATTGTGAAGTCATCCGGGGGATTGCTGGTCTGCTATGTGATCCTTCTCTGTCATTTCCTCAACTTCGCCAGCACCGGTTTCTTCATTGGAGAACCGCAAGACATCACATGTAAAACCAGGCAGACGCTATTTGGTGTGAGTTTCACTCTCTGTATCTCCtgcatcttgatgaagtccctgAAAATTCTGCTAGCCTTCAGCTTCGATCCCAAGTTGCAGAACTTCCTGAAGGGCCTCTATAAACCGATCCCCATCATCTTCACCTGCACGGGTATCCAGGTTGTCATTTGCACGATCTGGCTGATCTTTGCCGCACCTGCTGTGGAAGAGAACGTCTCCTTGCCCAGAGTCATCATCCTGGAATGCGAGGAGGGATCTGTCCTTGCATTTGGCACCATGCTGGGCTATATCGCCATCCTGGCCTTCATTTGCTTCATATTTGCCTTCAAAGGCAGGAAATTACCTGAGCATTACAATGAAGCCAAATTCATAACATTTGGCTTGCTCATTTATTTCATAGCTTGGGTCGTATTCATCCCCGTCTATGCTACcacatttggtaaatatttgccAGCTGTGgagattattgttattttaatatctAACTATGGGATCCTGTGTTGCACATTCTTCCCCAAATGCTACGTTATTCTTTGTAAGCAAGAGACTAACACAAAATCTGCCTTTCTCAAGATGATTTACAGTTACTCTTCTCACGCCGCGAGCAGCCTTGCCATAAGTCATGTTTCACTGGACTCCACCAACAGCAATATCACCATGACCGATCCCAGCTCAAGTGGCAGGTCTGCAGCCTGGCAAGAAAGCAAGGATCTTCGGGCACGAGCATTTGCACACATATGCAGAGAAAATGCTACACGTGTATCTAAAATTTTGCCTCGAAAAAGAATTTCAAGTATATGA